A part of Pongo pygmaeus isolate AG05252 chromosome 14, NHGRI_mPonPyg2-v2.0_pri, whole genome shotgun sequence genomic DNA contains:
- the GPR18 gene encoding N-arachidonyl glycine receptor — MITLNTQDQPVPFNSSHPDEYKIAALVFYSCIFIIGLFVNVTALWVFSCTTKKRTTVTIYMMNVALVDLIFIMTLPFRMFYYAKDEWPFGEYFCQILGALTVFYPSIALWLLAFISADRYMAIVQPKYAKELKNTCKAVLACVGVWIMTLTTTIPLLLLYKDPDKDSTPATCLKISDIIYLKAVNVLNLTRLTFFFLIPLFIMIGCYLVIIHNLLHGRTSKLKPKVKEKSIRIIITLLVQVLVCFMPFHICFAFLMLGTGENSYNPWGAFTTFLMNLSTCLDVILYYIVSKQFQARVISVMLYRNYLRSMRRKSFRSGSLRSLSNINSEML; from the coding sequence ATGATCACCCTGAACACTCAAGATCAACCTGTCCCTTTTAACAGCTCACATCCAGATGAATACAAAATTGCGGCCCTTGTCTTCTATAGCTGTATCTtcataattggattatttgttaaCGTCACTGCATTATGGGTTTTCAGTTGTACCACCAAGAAGAGAACCACGGTAACCATCTATATGATGAATGTGGCATTAGTGGACTTGATATTTATAATGACTTTACCCTTTCGAATGTTTTATTACGCAAAAGATGAATGGCCATTTGGAGAGTACTTCTGCCAGATTCTTGGAGCTCTCACAGTGTTTTACCCAAGCATTGCTTTATGGCTTCTTGCCTTTATTAGTGCCGACAGATACATGGCCATTGTGCAGCCGAAGTATGCCAAAGAACTTAAAAACACGTGCAAAGCCGTGCTGGCGTGTGTGGGAGTCTGGATAATGACCCTGACCACGACCATCCCTCTGCTACTGCTCTATAAAGACCCAGATAAAGACTCCACTCCCGCCACCTGTCTCAAGATTTCCGACATCATCTATCTAAAAGCTGTGAACGTGCTGAACCTCACTCgactgacattttttttcttgattcctTTGTTCATCATGATTGGGTGCTACTTGGTCATTATTCATAATCTCCTTCATGGCAGGACGTCTAAGCTGAAACCCAAAGTCAAGGAGAAGTCCATAAGGATCATCATCACACTGCTGGTGCAGGTGCTCGTCTGCTTTATGCCCTTCCACATCTGTTTCGCTTTCCTGATGCTGGGAACGGGAGAGAACAGTTATAATCCCTGGGGAGCCTTTACTACCTTCCTCATGAACCTCAGCACGTGTCTGGATGTGATTCTCTACTACATCGTTTCAAAACAATTTCAGGCTCGAGTCATTAGTGTCATGCTATACCGTAATTACCTTCGAAGCATGCGCAGAAAAAGTTTCCGATCTGGTAGTTTACGGTCACTAAGCAATATAAACAGTGAAATGTTATGA